One Schistocerca cancellata isolate TAMUIC-IGC-003103 chromosome 1, iqSchCanc2.1, whole genome shotgun sequence genomic region harbors:
- the LOC126093919 gene encoding phosphatidylinositol-glycan biosynthesis class X protein-like, translating to MERFGFVAVILLLQFKCLYCVEDCDVHATITRRIENDGFHRDLHSLVEIVVDHADLWINCSVILEEKIPAALYVNPDQLQELQRFKQLSSCAAVMGAVNIELPEAIATEHTVIAYSPLQCTQNLLSAKLSLPAHARYRAPIPGGGHVEGHLNSPRLFLHCLEDTCLRANAQETANFSCQPCVEFTGKNCSWFSLPYETNSVTMNIRIPVGNSDLRAIVVIVTLTVTWTATAYVLSTIFLKHRKGKSIS from the exons ATGGAACGTTTCGGATTCGTGGCCGTCATTTTGTTGTTGCAGTTTAAATGTTTATACTGCGTAGAGGACTGTGACGTACATGCTACCATCACAAGACGAATTGAAAACGACGGCTTTCATCG AGACCTGCATTCACTTGTGGAGATAGTTGTGGATCATGCCGACCTTTGGATCAATTGCTCAGTGATACTGGAGGAGAAGATCCCAGCAGCATTGTATGTAAATCCAGACCAACTGCAGGAATTACAGCGGTTCAAACAG tTGTCATCTTGTGCAGCAGTAATGGGAGCGGTGAACATCGAGTTGCCAGAAGCCATAGCAACAGAACACACCGTCATTGCGTATAGTCCATTGCAATGTACTCAGAACCTCCTTTCAGCAAAGCTTTCATTACCTGCGCATGCACGGTACCGTGCACCAATTCCAGGTGGTGGCCATGTTGAGGGACACTTGAATTCTCCACGCCTGTTTCTCCACTGCTTAGAGGATACCTGCCTAAGAGCAAATGCGCAGGAAACTGCCAACTTCTCTTGTCAACCTTGCGTGGAGTTTACTGGGAAAAACTGTTCATGGTTTTCTCTACCTTATGAGACA aattcAGTAACAATGAATATACGCATACCAGTTGGAAACTCTGATCTGCGAGCCATTGTGGTAATTGTTACATTAACTGTTACTTGGACAGCCACTGCGTATGTCCTGTCAACGATCTTCCTcaagcacaggaaaggaaaaagcATTTCATAG